One genomic region from Leishmania braziliensis MHOM/BR/75/M2904 complete genome, chromosome 35 encodes:
- a CDS encoding thioredoxin-like protein: protein MLKVTSKEHYTEIKKKAEASLGLVVHFSAAWCEPCTAVSEHLSKQAAEYGDNVVFAEVDCDEFNDVCEAEGVDSVPFVAYFRTQLVGDERRVERVADVAGAKFDKIDMNTYSLFGQKGGNGVQQRDFATVDDYLHYLTTRPGVVMFITGTPSRPRCGFTSRLCELVHQLGVPFIYYDVMTNDAVCERLKTYANWPTYPQVYVDGELIGGWDICRELNEEGKLKSTLKY from the coding sequence ATGCTCAAGGTTACCTCAAAGGAGCACTACACCGAGATCAAGAAGAAGGCTGAAGCCTCGTTGGGGCTTGTCGTGCACTTTAGCGCCGCTTGGTGTGAACCCTGCACTGCTGTCAGTGAACACCTTTCCAAGCAAGCTGCCGAGTATGGCGACAACGTTGTCTTTGCTGAGGTAGATTGTGACGAATTCAATGATGTGtgcgaggcggagggggtggaTTCTGTTCCGTTCGTCGCGTACTTCCGCACACAGCTTGTTGGCGATGAGCGTCGCGTCGAGAGGGTGGCGGATGTAGCTGGCGCAAAGTTTGACAAGATAGACATGAATACTTACTCTTTGTTTGGCCAGAAGGGTGGCAACGGGGTTCAGCAGAGGGATTTTGCCACTGTGGACGATTACCTGCACTACCTCACGACGCGGCCAGGGGTCGTTATGTTCATCACCGGAACCCCCTCCCGTCCGCGCTGTGGTTTTACTAGTCGACTCTGTGAGCTGGTGCATCAGCTTGGCGTTCCCTTCATATACTACGACGTAATGACAAACGACGCGGTGTGCGAGCGGCTTAAGACATACGCCAACTGGCCGACGTATCCGCAGGTGTACGTAGACGGCGAGCTGATTGGTGGGTGGGACATCTGCCGAGAGCTAAACGAGGAGGGTAAGCTGAAGTCGACTTTGAAGTATTGA
- a CDS encoding putative ubiquitin-conjugating enzyme e2 translates to MALRRIQKELKDLEKDPPANTSGGPVNDNDLFNWKATIIGPEDSPYAGGLFFLNIHFPSDYPFKPPKLQFTTKIYHPNINNNGGICLDILKDQWSPALTISKVLLSVCSLLTDPNPDDPLVPDIARQYKTDRSAFNKTASEWTRQYAM, encoded by the coding sequence ATGGCGCTTCGTCGCATCCAGAAGGAGCTGAAGGACCTCGAGAAAGACCCGCCAGCGAACACGAGCGGCGGCCCGGTCAACGATAATGATCTCTTTAATTGGAAGGCCACCATCATCGGCCCGGAGGACTCCCCATACGCCGGtggcctcttcttcctcaaCATTCACTTCCCCTCCGACTACCCGTTCAAGCCACCAAAGCTACAGTTCACGACGAAGATCTACCACCCGAACATAAACAACAACGGTGGCATTTGCCTTGATATTCTCAAGGACCAGTGGTCACCGGCATTGACGATCTCAAAGGTGTTACTCTCCGTGTGCTCTTTACTGACAGACCCCAACCCCGACGATCCGCTGGTGCCAGATATCGCGCGCCAGTACAAGACTGATAGATCCGCCTTCAATAAGACAGCTTCCGAGTGGACTCGTCAGTACGCCATGTAA